Proteins encoded in a region of the Azospirillum thiophilum genome:
- a CDS encoding glycosyltransferase family 4 protein — translation MDSKTDSQKPARNRGSPQKKIPQKNAIVFATPGALDGGGGIGRMTGYVVDQFEKAGAPRSIILDTRGTGSVLLSPFYLGVTLARMAWILALRRASVVHINVSERASFLRKAAVQAVAGLMGCPTVVHLHGASFVEYFEGGIFARAISRWLFNRCGRVVVLGDNWRDYLVQSVRTDPRKIRVLYNAVPDVGADLASRTPPEPGAVLSLLVLANLSERKGIGTLLRACALLKERGQPFHLTIGGGGDIDGYRAMAAGLGVAEECRFLGWIGREEAHAHIRSHDMLLLPSTHEGLPMVILEALSARLPVITTPVGSIPEVLADGETARIIPVNDAGALADAIAQVGRDPVLYGRLAENGRRLFLKQFVIDAYAKSLLAIYQELDRSGTELSGELDKLAESAAAASKRR, via the coding sequence ATGGACAGCAAAACCGACAGCCAAAAGCCTGCCCGCAATCGGGGCTCGCCGCAAAAAAAAATACCGCAGAAGAACGCAATCGTCTTCGCGACGCCCGGCGCGTTGGACGGCGGCGGCGGCATCGGCCGCATGACGGGATACGTGGTCGACCAGTTCGAAAAGGCGGGCGCCCCGCGATCCATAATCCTGGACACCCGCGGCACCGGGAGCGTTCTGCTGTCACCCTTCTACCTCGGCGTGACCCTGGCGCGGATGGCCTGGATCCTGGCCCTCCGCCGGGCCTCCGTCGTGCACATCAACGTGTCGGAACGGGCCAGCTTCCTGCGCAAGGCAGCGGTCCAGGCGGTGGCCGGGCTGATGGGCTGCCCCACGGTGGTGCATCTGCACGGCGCCTCCTTCGTCGAGTATTTCGAAGGCGGGATCTTCGCACGCGCCATCAGCCGCTGGCTGTTCAACCGCTGCGGCCGCGTGGTCGTGCTGGGCGACAACTGGCGCGACTATCTGGTGCAGTCGGTGCGTACCGATCCCCGCAAGATTCGGGTGCTGTACAATGCCGTGCCCGATGTAGGCGCCGATCTGGCGTCCCGCACGCCGCCGGAACCGGGTGCGGTCCTGTCGCTGCTGGTGCTCGCCAACCTGTCGGAGCGCAAGGGCATAGGAACCTTGCTGCGCGCCTGCGCCCTGCTGAAGGAACGCGGCCAGCCCTTCCATTTGACCATCGGCGGCGGCGGCGACATCGACGGCTACCGCGCGATGGCCGCCGGGCTGGGCGTTGCGGAGGAATGCCGCTTCCTCGGCTGGATCGGCCGGGAGGAGGCGCATGCACACATCCGCTCGCACGACATGCTGCTGCTGCCCTCCACCCATGAAGGGTTGCCGATGGTGATCCTCGAGGCGCTTTCGGCCCGGCTGCCGGTCATCACCACGCCGGTCGGCTCGATCCCCGAAGTGCTGGCCGACGGCGAGACGGCGCGGATCATCCCGGTCAACGATGCCGGTGCGCTCGCCGACGCCATCGCCCAGGTCGGGCGCGACCCCGTGCTGTACGGCCGTCTGGCGGAGAACGGCCGGCGGCTGTTCCTCAAGCAGTTCGTCATCGACGCCTATGCCAAGTCGCTGCTGGCCATCTACCAGGAACTCGACCGCAGCGGGACCGAACTGTCGGGAGAGTTGGACAAGCTGGCGGAATCGGCCGCCGCGGCTTCGAAGCGCCGTTGA
- a CDS encoding glycosyltransferase family 2 protein, which yields MSPKKSPKNEPAISNDPATDGQVASEHAVDEQVTVVIPTRNRPDMVMRAVRSALDQTYRTLDVVVVIDGPDPATAAHLATLGDPRLTVMELETNHGAAEARNIGVRSARGGWIAFLDDDDHWMPEKVELQMAARPAGIRFPIVSCRCQVVTARGTFAWPRRLAGPGDAIGDYLFIRRGLFKGETFAPTTTLLAPKSLLLRNPIPESRFDDWEWLITCGRVDGTALIHIPDVMAVHYTENNRVTLSTCHNINHALEWAEAMRDHLSPRAYASLLLQATGGEQAARTAGTRWRILNSALRDGQPTPMALATFTMHSLMPVGLRRRLRQALFSASDAA from the coding sequence ATGAGCCCGAAAAAGAGCCCGAAAAACGAACCGGCAATCAGCAACGATCCGGCGACCGACGGACAGGTGGCCAGCGAACACGCCGTCGATGAACAGGTGACGGTCGTCATCCCGACCCGCAACCGGCCGGACATGGTGATGCGGGCGGTGCGCAGCGCACTGGACCAGACCTACCGGACCCTCGACGTGGTGGTTGTGATCGACGGCCCCGATCCCGCGACCGCGGCCCATCTGGCGACGCTCGGTGATCCGCGGCTGACCGTGATGGAGCTGGAGACCAACCATGGCGCCGCCGAGGCCCGTAACATCGGCGTGCGCAGCGCCCGCGGCGGCTGGATCGCCTTCCTCGACGACGACGACCATTGGATGCCGGAAAAAGTCGAGCTCCAGATGGCCGCCCGTCCGGCGGGCATCCGCTTTCCCATCGTCAGCTGCCGCTGCCAGGTGGTGACGGCCAGGGGCACCTTCGCCTGGCCGCGCCGGCTCGCCGGTCCGGGCGATGCCATCGGCGACTACCTGTTCATCCGCCGCGGCCTGTTCAAGGGCGAGACCTTCGCCCCGACCACGACGCTGCTGGCACCCAAGTCCCTGCTGCTGCGCAATCCCATTCCGGAATCCCGCTTCGACGACTGGGAATGGCTGATCACCTGCGGCCGGGTCGACGGGACGGCGCTGATCCACATCCCCGACGTGATGGCCGTGCATTACACCGAGAACAACCGGGTCACGCTGTCGACCTGCCACAACATCAACCACGCGTTGGAATGGGCGGAGGCGATGCGCGATCACCTGTCGCCGCGCGCCTATGCCAGCCTGCTGCTGCAGGCGACCGGCGGCGAGCAGGCGGCCCGCACCGCGGGCACCCGCTGGCGGATCCTGAACTCCGCCCTGCGCGACGGTCAGCCCACGCCAATGGCACTTGCGACCTTCACCATGCATTCGCTGATGCCCGTCGGCCTGCGCCGCCGGCTGCGGCAAGCCCTGTTCTCCGCGTCCGACGCGGCCTGA
- a CDS encoding O-antigen ligase family protein: MKILDFLEKSIAVIGIIAFGGSVLPLMLTGGDPLAGDLESSGVTMFYGGVYLLLLGAIALRPAIAFQIPFASPALTMLIAFAFLTSLWSLFPDVTLRRSIAFLFTTVFGIWLGLRFRFPEIMRLIVVGLSALMFISFFMIVAMPDIGLDSAQHVGAWKGVFFQKNVTGRMMVWLILCLVWLDWQKEQSRWVTRPLMLLAMLLIVMSQSGTGLITSILVSVALLSTTFLRGSIRNFAPTMALLTALLVVMVTAGATFWYDVLYALGRDPTLTGRTVLWEHIVHSVWERPLQGYGYAAYWFGFNGPGASFTRDWGITSAHSGWLELTLDLGLVGVALVLAVLARLLFQGFFAARYGNGRPEAAWSFAVGCALLAVSVSESVFAERHSMNWVIATIAVVRLVQQSRWQRLLNDRAAEHARLHRHAPSGIGPAYAGRSRPLQAARS; this comes from the coding sequence ATGAAAATCCTGGATTTTCTGGAAAAGAGCATCGCCGTCATCGGCATCATCGCCTTCGGAGGCTCGGTGCTTCCGCTGATGCTGACCGGCGGCGACCCGCTGGCCGGCGACCTGGAATCCTCCGGCGTCACGATGTTCTACGGCGGCGTCTACCTGCTGCTGCTCGGCGCCATCGCGCTCCGGCCGGCCATCGCCTTCCAGATCCCGTTCGCCAGCCCGGCGCTGACGATGCTGATCGCCTTCGCGTTCCTGACCTCGCTGTGGTCGCTGTTTCCCGACGTGACGCTCCGCCGGTCGATCGCCTTCCTGTTCACCACGGTATTCGGCATCTGGCTCGGCCTGCGCTTCCGATTTCCCGAGATCATGCGGCTGATCGTGGTTGGCCTGTCGGCGCTGATGTTCATCTCCTTCTTCATGATCGTCGCGATGCCGGACATCGGCCTGGACAGCGCCCAGCATGTCGGCGCCTGGAAGGGTGTGTTCTTTCAGAAGAACGTGACCGGCCGCATGATGGTCTGGCTGATCCTGTGCCTGGTCTGGCTCGACTGGCAGAAGGAACAGAGCCGCTGGGTCACCCGGCCGCTGATGCTGCTGGCGATGCTGCTGATCGTGATGAGCCAGTCCGGCACCGGACTGATCACCTCGATCCTGGTGTCCGTCGCGCTGCTGTCCACCACCTTCCTTCGCGGCAGCATCCGCAACTTCGCACCGACCATGGCCTTGCTGACGGCGCTGCTGGTCGTCATGGTCACGGCGGGCGCCACCTTCTGGTACGACGTGCTCTATGCGCTGGGGCGCGACCCCACGCTGACCGGCCGCACCGTGTTGTGGGAACACATCGTCCATTCGGTGTGGGAACGTCCGCTCCAGGGCTACGGCTACGCCGCCTACTGGTTCGGCTTCAACGGCCCGGGCGCCAGCTTCACCCGCGACTGGGGCATCACCTCGGCCCACAGCGGCTGGCTGGAACTGACGCTCGACCTCGGCCTGGTCGGCGTGGCGCTGGTGCTGGCGGTGCTGGCGCGCCTGCTGTTCCAGGGGTTCTTCGCCGCCCGCTACGGCAATGGCCGGCCCGAGGCCGCCTGGTCCTTCGCCGTCGGTTGCGCCCTGCTGGCGGTGTCGGTGTCGGAAAGCGTCTTCGCCGAGCGGCATTCCATGAATTGGGTGATCGCCACCATCGCCGTCGTCCGGCTGGTCCAGCAAAGCCGCTGGCAGCGCCTGCTGAACGACCGTGCGGCGGAGCATGCCCGCCTGCACCGCCATGCACCTTCCGGAATCGGCCCGGCCTATGCCGGCCGGAGCCGCCCGCTCCAGGCCGCCCGCTCTTAG
- a CDS encoding exopolysaccharide biosynthesis polyprenyl glycosylphosphotransferase, with protein sequence MSKLDPEVVIDLTSAKKATIPPIAPGLLLALSDGLVLALVGWTLNHFLGADALTEPVEAAAWQRSLVTGLMLVPLVKSVFGIYTLGRFDYMERTRRTFQAAFLCCAVLAVPFIVMEGFRSFFVEALSIALLGFAVTYVADLLLIQGLLSSALDWRTPVMIVGAGPQGAAIAEKLQRLPWLGMRPVGFVDDDDSLWQTRVAGLPVMGPVELLAKSPAVASQASAAIVADIGRHMGRQGSDLTSLVRTLPFRQVYCVLGEGNVSAVDATYHNLHGSLALRVSVRPPTGYLRIRRAMDIVLSAILLVVVAPLMLGLAVAIRLDSPGPVMFRQKRWAGGKQTFDLLKFRSMHVDAEEQLQHLLANDPVAREEYMTYHKLTVDPRITPLGRFLRKTSLDELPQLWNILMGDMSLIGPRAYMPKELPEVGDSAAVIGTVRPGLTGYWQVSGRHRTTFQERVAMDVFYVRNCGLLFDFFILCKTAVMVLKGDGS encoded by the coding sequence ATGAGCAAACTGGACCCCGAAGTGGTCATCGATCTGACCTCGGCGAAAAAGGCGACGATCCCACCGATCGCCCCCGGGCTGCTGCTGGCACTGTCCGACGGCTTGGTTCTCGCCCTGGTGGGGTGGACGCTCAACCATTTCCTCGGCGCCGACGCGCTGACCGAACCGGTGGAGGCCGCCGCCTGGCAGCGGTCGCTGGTCACCGGCCTGATGCTGGTGCCCCTGGTCAAATCGGTGTTCGGCATCTATACGCTCGGCCGCTTCGATTACATGGAACGGACGAGACGGACTTTTCAGGCGGCATTTCTGTGCTGCGCCGTGCTCGCCGTCCCCTTCATCGTGATGGAGGGGTTCCGTTCCTTCTTCGTGGAGGCGCTGTCGATCGCCCTGCTGGGCTTCGCCGTCACCTATGTGGCCGACCTGCTGCTGATCCAGGGACTGCTGTCCAGCGCGCTCGACTGGCGGACGCCGGTGATGATCGTCGGCGCCGGACCGCAGGGTGCCGCCATCGCCGAGAAGCTGCAGCGCCTGCCCTGGCTCGGCATGCGTCCGGTCGGCTTCGTCGATGACGACGACAGCCTGTGGCAGACCCGCGTCGCCGGCCTGCCGGTGATGGGACCGGTGGAACTGCTGGCCAAATCACCCGCCGTCGCCAGCCAGGCAAGCGCCGCCATCGTCGCCGACATCGGCCGCCACATGGGGCGCCAGGGCAGCGACCTGACCAGCCTGGTCCGCACCCTGCCCTTCCGCCAGGTCTATTGCGTGCTTGGCGAGGGCAATGTCAGCGCCGTCGACGCGACCTACCACAACCTGCACGGCTCGCTCGCGCTCCGCGTCAGCGTCCGGCCGCCGACCGGCTACCTGCGCATCCGCCGCGCCATGGACATCGTGCTGTCGGCGATCCTGCTGGTCGTGGTGGCGCCGCTGATGCTCGGCCTCGCCGTCGCCATCAGGCTGGACAGCCCCGGCCCGGTGATGTTCCGCCAGAAGCGCTGGGCCGGCGGCAAGCAGACCTTCGACCTGCTGAAGTTCCGTTCCATGCATGTCGACGCCGAGGAACAGCTGCAGCATCTGCTGGCGAACGACCCGGTCGCCCGCGAAGAATACATGACCTACCACAAGCTGACGGTCGACCCGCGCATCACCCCGCTCGGCCGCTTCCTGCGCAAGACCTCGCTCGACGAGCTGCCGCAGCTGTGGAACATCCTGATGGGCGACATGAGCCTGATCGGTCCGCGCGCCTACATGCCGAAGGAGCTGCCGGAGGTGGGTGACTCCGCCGCGGTGATCGGCACCGTCCGCCCGGGGCTGACCGGCTATTGGCAGGTGTCGGGCCGTCACCGCACCACCTTCCAGGAGCGCGTCGCGATGGACGTCTTCTATGTCCGCAACTGCGGCCTGCTGTTCGACTTCTTCATCCTGTGCAAGACAGCGGTGATGGTCCTGAAGGGCGACGGGTCGTAA